A window from Dehalococcoidia bacterium encodes these proteins:
- a CDS encoding ABC transporter substrate-binding protein yields MSGRDLGLRYWTDRRVTRRRMIVGAAAGSAGLAALAAFGCSSDDNNGNDGNGPDRGTPRINDGSQDGTPSPEQRNGILRTRAANALPSMNPFGPGIFALAQQLTLGFTVFDHMWYVPTDTGEIELFLATNVEQPDELTVIATLGDAVFQDKGPAPGRAVEAEDVAASFKRYRDESPIGYSWLHDVMEDIVAEDTKTVKITQQRPWAWVFTSSNAGSPISSSILPREILQDHDDLLQRDAIGSSHWVLDSHDNGANIKLRRFENFRTHQGTRDITGQPFLAGINSILITDENAALAAFVANEIDTTSFSSRKQMEDTAAELSGKIGTSFDLARDYLNLMLKYEPPFTDLRVRKAINLLLDRDEAGLLLRDGDVVKAGPMPPVHKRYALAEDDPDLMEYFRTDVAEAKQLLEASSFDFDQEIELKHSNRPNDAGIAQIIKEQLGRGDVKVKLVQEDLVKWFSQTLNQGQFQMTCFQHLAYEDPDLPLRFYMTGNGITNFMNYDEPKVTEAVLAAAGELDEEERVKKVQDAQRLIMSEYSPMLNLMSFINFSGRYNYVKGAITGRGSYGLFNRTTWLDKA; encoded by the coding sequence ATGAGCGGACGCGACCTGGGGCTTCGTTATTGGACGGACCGGCGCGTTACACGCCGCAGGATGATCGTCGGCGCCGCCGCCGGCAGCGCCGGCCTCGCAGCGCTTGCCGCCTTCGGGTGCTCGAGCGATGACAACAACGGAAACGACGGTAACGGCCCCGACCGCGGCACGCCTCGCATCAACGATGGCTCGCAGGACGGGACGCCTTCGCCCGAGCAGCGCAATGGCATCCTCCGCACGCGCGCCGCGAACGCACTTCCCAGCATGAATCCGTTCGGCCCCGGCATCTTCGCGCTGGCGCAGCAACTGACGCTCGGGTTCACCGTCTTCGACCACATGTGGTACGTCCCCACCGACACCGGCGAGATCGAGCTGTTTCTCGCCACGAACGTCGAGCAGCCGGACGAACTTACCGTCATCGCGACGCTTGGCGATGCCGTGTTCCAGGACAAGGGCCCGGCGCCCGGCCGCGCCGTCGAAGCGGAAGACGTGGCCGCGAGTTTCAAGCGCTATCGTGACGAATCGCCGATCGGCTATAGCTGGCTGCACGACGTCATGGAGGACATCGTCGCCGAAGACACGAAGACGGTGAAGATCACGCAGCAACGGCCGTGGGCGTGGGTGTTCACCTCGTCGAACGCGGGATCGCCGATCAGCAGTTCCATCCTGCCACGAGAGATCCTCCAGGACCACGACGACCTGCTGCAGCGCGACGCCATCGGCTCCAGCCACTGGGTGCTCGACAGCCACGACAACGGCGCAAACATCAAGCTGCGCCGGTTCGAGAACTTCCGGACGCACCAGGGCACGCGAGACATCACCGGCCAACCCTTCCTCGCCGGCATCAACTCCATCCTCATCACCGATGAGAACGCCGCACTCGCCGCGTTCGTCGCCAACGAGATCGACACGACGAGTTTCAGCAGCCGCAAGCAGATGGAGGACACGGCTGCCGAGTTGAGCGGCAAGATCGGCACCAGTTTCGACCTCGCGCGCGACTACCTGAACCTCATGCTCAAGTACGAGCCGCCGTTCACCGACCTGCGCGTGCGTAAGGCGATCAACCTGCTGCTCGACCGCGACGAAGCCGGACTGCTGCTGCGCGACGGCGACGTGGTAAAGGCCGGACCGATGCCGCCCGTACACAAGCGCTATGCGCTGGCAGAGGACGATCCGGACCTGATGGAGTACTTCCGCACTGACGTCGCAGAGGCGAAGCAACTGCTCGAAGCGTCAAGCTTCGACTTCGACCAGGAGATCGAGCTGAAGCACTCCAACCGCCCGAACGACGCGGGCATCGCGCAGATCATCAAGGAACAGCTCGGGCGCGGCGATGTCAAGGTGAAGCTCGTGCAGGAAGACCTCGTGAAGTGGTTCAGCCAGACGCTGAACCAGGGCCAGTTCCAGATGACCTGCTTCCAGCACCTGGCCTACGAAGACCCCGACCTGCCCCTGCGCTTCTACATGACCGGCAACGGCATCACGAACTTCATGAATTACGACGAGCCAAAGGTCACCGAGGCCGTGCTCGCCGCCGCCGGCGAACTCGATGAAGAAGAGCGCGTCAAGAAGGTGCAGGACGCGCAGCGCCTGATCATGAGCGAGTACTCGCCGATGCTGAACCTCATGTCGTTCATCAACTTCAGCGGGCGCTATAACTACGTCAAGGGCGCCATCACGGGCCGCGGCTCGTACGGCCTGTTCAACCGCACGACGTGGCTCGACAAGGCATAA
- a CDS encoding ABC transporter permease, which produces MLRYTLRRLAWLPLILFAVSIIAFVMLRALPGQDPAAAMAGQGATPEQVERIRQDLNLDRPIAEQYIEWVKDAVVLDFGEEFRSDKPIVDEFMRRFPASFQIITMALFFSALFGITFGILSAMFRNTGLDYGVRTFAVAGSSIPDFFLLSLLIIVPSILWHYSMPVGGYRPLWEDPSHNLRLMLPPALILGVGGSAGLMRLTRTTMLEVLRSDYVRTAHAKGLRQRTVIVTHALRNAGTPIATALGTALIAVFGGSVIVERILSIQGVGEWFFTAAFIRDLPVVQFLTVYTACVVVLVNLAVDLSYAYIDPRIRYT; this is translated from the coding sequence ATGCTTCGATACACGCTGCGCAGGCTCGCCTGGTTGCCCCTCATCCTCTTTGCCGTATCGATCATCGCGTTCGTTATGCTGCGGGCACTGCCGGGGCAAGACCCCGCAGCGGCGATGGCGGGGCAGGGTGCGACCCCCGAGCAGGTCGAGCGAATTCGGCAGGATCTCAACCTCGACCGGCCGATCGCAGAGCAGTACATCGAGTGGGTTAAGGACGCCGTCGTCCTCGACTTCGGCGAAGAGTTCCGCAGCGATAAGCCGATCGTCGACGAGTTCATGCGGCGCTTCCCGGCGAGCTTCCAGATCATCACCATGGCGTTGTTCTTCAGCGCGCTCTTCGGCATCACGTTCGGCATCCTCTCCGCGATGTTTCGGAACACAGGACTCGACTACGGAGTGCGGACGTTCGCCGTCGCCGGCTCTTCGATCCCGGACTTCTTCCTCCTCTCACTGCTGATCATCGTGCCGAGCATCCTATGGCACTACTCGATGCCCGTCGGCGGCTATCGTCCGCTCTGGGAAGACCCGAGCCACAACCTGCGGCTGATGTTGCCGCCCGCGCTGATCCTCGGCGTCGGCGGATCGGCAGGGCTCATGCGGTTGACGCGCACAACGATGCTGGAAGTGCTGCGCAGCGACTATGTGCGCACCGCGCACGCGAAGGGACTGCGTCAGCGCACGGTGATCGTGACGCACGCACTGCGCAATGCCGGCACGCCGATCGCGACGGCCCTGGGCACGGCGCTCATCGCGGTGTTCGGCGGCTCGGTGATCGTCGAGCGGATCCTCAGTATCCAGGGCGTCGGTGAGTGGTTCTTCACGGCGGCGTTTATCCGCGACTTACCCGTCGTGCAGTTCCTCACCGTGTACACCGCGTGCGTTGTCGTGCTGGTCAACCTGGCCGTCGATCTGTCGTACGCCTACATCGATCCGCGGATCAGGTACACCTGA